The Sorghum bicolor cultivar BTx623 chromosome 6, Sorghum_bicolor_NCBIv3, whole genome shotgun sequence genome contains the following window.
attgcacaaaaatagccCCAAGAGAGTTTTGAGCTTGGGCCAGAGAATAAGAATAGCTATGGATGTGGTTTCTGCTTTGGACTACATGCACAACCAACTGACACCACCTCTAGTTCACTGTGATCTGAAGCCAGCCAATGTTCTTTTGGATTATGATATCACAGCTCGAGTTGGTGATTTTGGATCTGCAAAGTTTCTCTCTTCAAGTCTTGGTAGCCCAGAAGGTTTTGCTGGCGTGGAAGGAACTATTGGATATATTGCGCCAGGTAAATTCTCCTCTGTTATATGTTTCATAATATATTTTTCTTTGCTAACATGGAATTGTTGTTTTTTCAGAGTATGGAATGGGGTATAAAATCTCGACTGCGTGTGATGTGTACAGTTTCGGTGTGTTGCTACTTGAAATGCTCACCGGAAAGCGACCCACTGACATAATGTTTACTGATGGTATGAGCCTTCACAAGTTGGTGAGCTCGGCATATCCAAATGGACTTCACGAAGTTTTAGATCCCTACATGTTCCAAGAGGAAGACCTTGTATTTGCAACACTAACGCTGCAGTGCTATCTGGTACCGTTGGTTGAAGTTGCCCTATTATGTGCCATGGAGCTTCCCAAAGATCGACCCGGGATACGAGATATTTGTGCGAAAATATTAGAGATCAGCGAGGCATTCCTCAAGCCCCGGTGT
Protein-coding sequences here:
- the LOC8069398 gene encoding probable LRR receptor-like serine/threonine-protein kinase At3g47570 isoform X4; the protein is MPHRGLASMENSPLTTFLLGTFVAFSWHSSSTYRSSQLRRAHMETAPCYKQTMKKVSYCDILKATNWFSPVNKISSSCTSSVYIGRFEFDTDFIAIKVFHLEEHGCLKSFLMECEVFRNTRHRNLMKAVTLCSTVDMENKEFKAIVFDFMANGSLDMWLHPKLHKNSPKRVLSLGQRIRIAMDVVSALDYMHNQLTPPLVHCDLKPANVLLDYDITARVGDFGSAKFLSSSLGSPEGFAGVEGTIGYIAPEYGMGYKISTACDVYSFGVLLLEMLTGKRPTDIMFTDGMSLHKLVSSAYPNGLHEVLDPYMFQEEDLVFATLTLQCYLVPLVEVALLCAMELPKDRPGIRDICAKILEISEAFLKPRCLY